A DNA window from Paraburkholderia sp. PGU19 contains the following coding sequences:
- a CDS encoding YCF48-related protein produces MSVSSKTLYATKRSASSRLMHVCSAIVLGLMISCAIARTFENPVGIPAMPSALAVHIPLIGVASAGHRIVAVGLRGVIIYSDDAGRTWVQAKVPVGTDLVAVSFPDAKQGWAVGHGGVVIHTDDGGANWVKQTDGKRLSGLAVDYYTRMAADKPSIEVKRAFDDAKASASDGSSQALLDVFFENEKSGFIVGTFNRVFHTEDGGKSWIPWMERTNNPDDFHFYSVHGDGSRILLTGEHGMVWELNRDKQSFERKPTPYKGTLFGSLGSGGDIVVYGMRGSLFRSSDGCATWEKVDVPSRAGITGGVVLADGSFLLVDQGGIALLSRDGGKSFQSVKLRRSMPYFGVSRVGNGKVALVGVDGVVVEDVPGSSGTAARNLN; encoded by the coding sequence ATGTCAGTTTCTAGCAAAACCTTGTACGCCACCAAACGAAGCGCAAGCAGTCGCTTGATGCACGTTTGCTCGGCCATTGTCCTCGGTCTAATGATCTCATGCGCGATCGCGCGTACGTTTGAAAACCCGGTCGGCATTCCAGCGATGCCGAGCGCTCTGGCCGTACATATCCCGCTTATTGGTGTGGCAAGTGCTGGGCACCGAATTGTCGCAGTTGGACTTCGGGGAGTCATCATCTACTCGGATGACGCGGGGCGGACGTGGGTGCAAGCCAAAGTCCCTGTGGGTACAGACCTCGTTGCAGTCTCGTTTCCGGACGCGAAGCAAGGGTGGGCCGTCGGTCACGGCGGCGTTGTGATTCACACCGATGACGGCGGAGCGAACTGGGTCAAGCAGACAGACGGTAAGCGTCTCTCGGGACTGGCGGTGGACTACTACACGCGGATGGCCGCGGACAAGCCATCCATCGAAGTAAAGCGAGCCTTCGACGATGCTAAGGCTTCTGCTTCTGACGGTAGCTCTCAGGCTCTGCTCGATGTTTTTTTCGAGAATGAAAAGAGCGGGTTCATTGTCGGTACATTCAATCGCGTGTTTCACACGGAAGACGGCGGAAAGAGCTGGATTCCATGGATGGAGCGCACGAATAATCCCGACGATTTCCATTTTTATTCCGTTCACGGAGACGGCAGCCGAATTCTCCTGACTGGCGAGCACGGCATGGTTTGGGAGCTCAACCGCGACAAGCAATCGTTCGAACGGAAGCCGACACCGTATAAAGGAACGTTATTCGGTTCGCTCGGATCGGGAGGCGATATCGTCGTGTACGGCATGCGAGGCAGCCTCTTCCGGAGTTCCGACGGATGCGCGACGTGGGAGAAGGTCGACGTACCTAGCCGAGCCGGAATTACTGGCGGTGTGGTGCTTGCCGATGGATCCTTCCTCTTGGTCGATCAGGGCGGAATTGCACTACTCAGTCGGGACGGTGGCAAATCGTTCCAGTCGGTGAAGCTTAGGCGGTCGATGCCCTACTTTGGAGTCAGCAGAGTTGGGAATGGCAAGGTTGCGCTCGTGGGCGTGGACGGCGTCGTCGTCGAGGACGTTCCTGGGTCTTCGGGCACTGCGGCACGCAACCTGAATTGA
- a CDS encoding MaoC family dehydratase translates to MAGLWFEEFEVGQVFRHDVRRTVTETDNVMFSAMTHNPAAIHLDREYASTTEFGRPLMNSIFTLGLMVGISVSDTTLGTTVGNLGWDEVRFPKPLFEGDTVRVETEVLDLRRSKSRPDNGIVVFQHVAFNQRGEVVATCKRSALMYCLSAKKP, encoded by the coding sequence ATGGCCGGATTATGGTTTGAAGAGTTTGAAGTTGGTCAGGTGTTCAGGCACGACGTCCGCAGGACGGTCACGGAGACGGACAACGTGATGTTCAGCGCAATGACCCACAACCCCGCGGCGATTCACCTGGACAGGGAGTACGCGAGTACCACCGAGTTCGGCCGCCCACTGATGAACAGCATTTTCACCTTGGGCCTTATGGTTGGCATTTCTGTGAGTGACACGACCTTGGGCACTACTGTTGGAAACCTCGGCTGGGATGAAGTCCGCTTTCCAAAACCTCTTTTCGAAGGTGATACTGTCCGTGTCGAAACCGAAGTACTTGATCTACGGAGAAGTAAGTCACGGCCAGACAACGGAATTGTCGTCTTTCAGCATGTGGCGTTCAATCAGCGAGGAGAGGTTGTGGCGACATGTAAGCGATCAGCGCTGATGTACTGTCTAAGCGCCAAAAAGCCGTGA
- a CDS encoding thiamine pyrophosphate-dependent dehydrogenase E1 component subunit alpha, translating to MNHARLQPDRSTLVEIYRRMVLIKLNDERFRAVIKSGKLAMTYYSPRGQEVIPSALSVHLTNDDYLCTIYRGIHDMLAKGVPSKLLWAELAGRETGTCKGKGGPMHVTHPASGVMVTTGIVGSSMPIANGLALAAQIRGEERIAVATFGDGASNIGAFHEALNLASLWKLPVIFLCQNNRYAEHTPYSTGTSIGRISDRGAAYAMPAIHVDGNDPVAMWQAAGEAVARAREGGGPTLIEAMTFRFHGHVFGDADAYMDPAEKAAAIEDDPVPRYRSWLLAQEHASESELAGIEQAIESEIDAAVEYALASPYPDVAELRRDVYAQEIEV from the coding sequence ATGAACCACGCTCGACTTCAACCCGACCGGAGCACGCTGGTCGAAATTTATCGGCGAATGGTGCTCATCAAGCTCAACGATGAGCGATTTCGCGCGGTCATCAAGTCCGGGAAACTGGCCATGACCTACTACTCGCCGAGAGGTCAGGAAGTTATCCCGTCGGCATTGTCTGTACACCTGACGAATGACGATTACCTTTGCACGATATACCGCGGGATCCACGACATGCTGGCCAAGGGCGTTCCCTCGAAGCTGCTGTGGGCCGAACTGGCCGGCCGTGAAACGGGTACCTGCAAAGGGAAGGGCGGACCGATGCACGTGACTCATCCGGCCAGCGGTGTCATGGTGACGACCGGCATTGTAGGCAGCAGCATGCCGATCGCCAACGGCTTGGCCCTTGCCGCGCAGATTCGTGGCGAAGAGCGGATCGCCGTCGCGACGTTCGGCGACGGGGCGAGCAATATCGGCGCATTCCACGAGGCGCTCAATCTGGCTTCGCTATGGAAGCTACCGGTGATCTTCCTCTGCCAGAACAACCGCTACGCGGAACACACGCCTTACTCCACGGGCACTTCGATTGGCCGCATCTCCGATCGGGGCGCCGCCTACGCGATGCCGGCGATCCATGTTGACGGCAACGATCCGGTCGCGATGTGGCAGGCCGCTGGCGAAGCCGTTGCGCGGGCCCGCGAAGGAGGCGGACCGACCCTCATCGAGGCTATGACGTTCCGCTTCCATGGTCATGTGTTCGGCGACGCCGATGCTTACATGGACCCGGCAGAAAAGGCTGCCGCCATCGAAGACGACCCCGTCCCGCGCTACAGGTCCTGGCTACTCGCGCAGGAACACGCTAGCGAGAGCGAACTGGCCGGCATCGAACAGGCCATCGAAAGCGAAATTGACGCAGCCGTTGAATACGCGCTTGCCAGTCCGTATCCCGATGTCGCCGAATTGCGTCGCGATGTCTACGCTCAGGAGATCGAAGTATGA
- a CDS encoding DUF1302 family protein, with product MIRKVARRSSRLLGAFVAVLAISGSMWPGIAHAYKFDTGIQDLNVQWDNTVSYNLGIRAEDCDTDICGNGKGAGDVTAHQSDRKFAKAGDIVTNRLSLLSELSVIYKGDTGFRISGDGWYDAAYTGSPKGDPFFLSQGLNAFPNNQYTDYIKRWNRGPSGQLLDAFAFTRLNLGSVPIDIKAGQYNVFWGESIFCFVCGVAYNQGPVDIRKALTDPSAQAQELFLPRPQVSFSATLTPELTLAGQYFLDWSASRLPDGGTYFGAADFLTLGGGTVVPFLGTPAVFDGQQKPAHLTGDFGVGVKWRPAWLDGTAGFYYRQYTTTFPQLVIGGASNGNLNVDIDYRAPRERMYAFTLSKQIAGISFATDLTYRNNAELAATPFSNVIAANASGADWIPRGNVFSGVANMISYFGKTPLFDSATLIAEVNYAWLEGVTHDPFNLYYGLKQNCGSDGVATHHGCPTRNAVGISAQFEPIWYEVWSGVNLSMPIFISTGLSGNSPVLFGSNQGEGSYSVGLTFDIQSKYKVSLKYIGYLALHSNDSAGVGSNSNSSLGKYWDRNWVSLTFQSTF from the coding sequence ATGATCAGGAAGGTCGCTCGGCGCTCCAGCAGACTATTAGGAGCTTTCGTCGCAGTGTTAGCGATTTCCGGCTCTATGTGGCCGGGGATCGCTCATGCGTATAAGTTCGACACAGGTATTCAAGACCTCAACGTCCAGTGGGATAACACTGTTAGCTACAACTTGGGGATTCGCGCCGAGGACTGCGATACCGACATCTGCGGAAACGGGAAGGGCGCTGGGGATGTCACGGCGCACCAATCGGATCGAAAGTTCGCGAAAGCCGGGGACATCGTTACGAATCGGCTGAGCCTGTTATCGGAGCTCAGCGTCATCTACAAGGGTGATACAGGGTTCCGGATTAGCGGGGACGGCTGGTACGACGCCGCTTACACCGGCAGCCCGAAGGGTGACCCATTCTTCCTGTCGCAGGGTCTGAATGCGTTCCCGAACAATCAGTACACGGACTATATCAAGCGATGGAACCGTGGTCCGTCCGGCCAATTGCTGGATGCGTTCGCCTTTACCAGACTCAACCTAGGTTCGGTGCCGATCGACATCAAGGCCGGTCAGTACAACGTGTTTTGGGGCGAATCGATCTTCTGCTTCGTCTGTGGCGTCGCATATAATCAAGGCCCGGTTGATATCCGCAAGGCGCTGACTGATCCCAGTGCGCAAGCCCAAGAGCTTTTCCTTCCCCGGCCCCAAGTTTCGTTCTCTGCGACCCTGACCCCTGAGCTGACGCTCGCCGGGCAATATTTTCTCGACTGGTCGGCCTCCCGACTCCCGGACGGCGGAACGTACTTCGGTGCCGCAGATTTTCTTACCCTCGGCGGTGGCACTGTCGTGCCGTTCCTTGGTACGCCCGCCGTTTTTGACGGGCAGCAAAAACCGGCACATCTGACAGGCGACTTTGGTGTGGGTGTGAAATGGCGTCCTGCATGGTTGGACGGGACCGCAGGATTCTATTATCGCCAATACACGACCACATTTCCTCAACTCGTAATCGGCGGCGCTTCAAACGGAAATCTGAACGTCGACATCGACTACCGCGCACCTCGAGAGCGAATGTATGCATTCACCCTTTCAAAGCAAATTGCGGGGATTTCGTTTGCAACTGACCTGACGTATCGGAACAACGCTGAACTCGCCGCAACGCCGTTTTCAAACGTCATCGCTGCGAACGCGTCCGGTGCGGACTGGATTCCGAGAGGGAACGTCTTTTCGGGCGTGGCGAACATGATCAGCTACTTTGGCAAAACGCCGCTGTTCGATTCGGCGACACTGATCGCGGAAGTCAATTATGCGTGGCTGGAAGGTGTTACGCACGACCCGTTCAATCTCTACTATGGGCTGAAGCAAAACTGTGGTTCGGACGGGGTCGCGACACATCACGGCTGCCCGACGCGAAACGCAGTAGGTATCTCCGCACAGTTCGAACCCATCTGGTACGAGGTTTGGTCGGGTGTGAATCTCAGTATGCCGATTTTCATCAGCACGGGTCTTTCGGGAAATTCCCCGGTGCTTTTCGGGAGCAATCAGGGAGAGGGGTCGTATAGCGTCGGGCTCACCTTCGACATACAGTCAAAGTATAAAGTCTCGTTGAAGTACATCGGGTACCTTGCGCTGCACAGCAATGACAGCGCGGGTGTCGGATCGAACAGCAATTCGAGCCTTGGGAAATACTGGGACAGAAACTGGGTTTCGCTCACCTTCCAGTCGACATTTTAG
- a CDS encoding CoA ester lyase — MDKVAVLRSMLFVPGDSERKLAKASSSPADALILDLEDSVAPSRTHIARAMVLEYLKSRPLQQRKRQQIWVRINALTSPAALQDLAVVAGSPDGIVLPKVRSSQDVTCLAHYLDALELREGVATGSIRILPVATETPQSLFTLGGYEGCGPRLIGLTWGAEDLAAALGASTNRRPDGEYDTVYQLARALCLVGAAAAHVQPIDTIFADFGDPAALAIEANAARQAGFTGKLAVHPNQIDVINQAFTPSDEEVAWSRRVVDVFASNPDLGTIGLDGKMLDMPHLKRAQQILGLAASLHGIGGAS, encoded by the coding sequence ATGGACAAGGTTGCGGTTCTGCGCTCAATGCTGTTTGTGCCAGGCGACAGCGAACGAAAGCTCGCCAAAGCGAGTTCGTCGCCTGCGGACGCGCTCATCCTCGACCTTGAAGATTCAGTCGCGCCCTCCAGGACTCACATCGCGCGAGCGATGGTGCTCGAGTATCTCAAGAGCAGACCTTTGCAGCAGCGCAAGCGGCAGCAGATTTGGGTTCGAATCAACGCACTGACAAGTCCGGCCGCGCTTCAAGATCTTGCCGTTGTTGCGGGATCTCCCGACGGTATCGTGCTGCCGAAGGTACGTTCGTCGCAGGATGTCACGTGCCTGGCGCATTACCTGGATGCGCTCGAACTGCGCGAAGGCGTCGCTACTGGATCGATTCGAATACTGCCGGTAGCAACGGAGACTCCGCAGTCGCTGTTCACGCTGGGTGGGTACGAAGGTTGCGGTCCGCGGCTCATAGGCCTGACGTGGGGCGCCGAAGACCTTGCTGCGGCACTTGGCGCGAGCACTAATCGGCGACCCGATGGCGAATACGACACGGTATATCAGTTGGCGCGTGCGCTTTGTCTCGTCGGCGCTGCCGCTGCGCATGTTCAGCCGATCGATACGATATTTGCCGACTTTGGTGATCCGGCGGCCTTGGCGATCGAGGCCAACGCTGCGCGACAAGCCGGGTTCACCGGCAAGCTGGCGGTTCATCCCAATCAGATTGACGTCATCAACCAGGCGTTCACGCCGAGCGACGAGGAGGTGGCCTGGTCACGTCGCGTTGTGGATGTGTTCGCGAGCAATCCAGATCTAGGCACTATTGGCTTGGACGGAAAGATGCTCGACATGCCGCACCTCAAGCGGGCACAGCAGATCCTGGGCCTTGCTGCCAGCCTGCATGGCATCGGCGGCGCGAGTTAG
- a CDS encoding acyl-CoA dehydrogenase family protein, with protein MIERTLFSDEHEIFRDSVRRFIENEITPFHMEWEHQGVVPRSIWEAAGRAGLLGCSIPEEYGGAGGDHLFDFVLVEELARAGITGPGFAIHNEMVMPYIQAFGTEEQKRHWLPKMVKGEVIGALGLTEPHAGSDLKNIRTRAVRDGDFYVISGQKVFISNGQLCDMIVLATKTDPRASSNGVSLFIVEASRQGFKRGRRLEKIGLKAQDTSELFFEDVRVPASNLLGPENGGFRLLMKNLAQERLTQAVRSAAVVEAVLDWTIEYVANREMFDQTLADFQNTQFKLADLKTEVTIGRVFVDRCIESFMSGKLDGTDAAMAKLWLSNLHGRVVDECLQFFGGWGYMWEYPIARAFVDARITRIAGGSIEVMKQIIGRSLFPQKSPK; from the coding sequence ATGATTGAAAGAACTTTATTCTCGGATGAGCATGAAATTTTCCGCGACTCAGTCCGCAGATTTATAGAGAATGAAATCACCCCGTTTCACATGGAGTGGGAACACCAAGGCGTTGTTCCTCGCAGCATCTGGGAGGCTGCTGGAAGGGCAGGGCTACTCGGATGTTCAATCCCTGAGGAATATGGGGGTGCTGGAGGCGATCACCTTTTTGATTTTGTGCTAGTCGAGGAACTTGCACGCGCGGGCATCACCGGCCCCGGCTTTGCCATACATAACGAAATGGTGATGCCTTACATCCAGGCATTTGGCACAGAGGAGCAAAAGCGCCATTGGTTGCCGAAGATGGTCAAAGGGGAAGTAATTGGTGCCTTGGGCCTTACGGAGCCGCATGCAGGAAGCGATTTGAAAAACATCCGGACGCGCGCTGTGCGCGACGGTGATTTCTACGTTATTTCAGGGCAGAAGGTTTTTATCTCAAACGGTCAATTGTGCGACATGATCGTACTTGCGACAAAAACCGATCCTAGGGCCAGCAGTAACGGCGTCTCACTGTTCATCGTAGAGGCTTCCAGGCAAGGTTTCAAACGCGGTCGCCGATTGGAAAAAATCGGCCTGAAAGCTCAGGATACCTCAGAGCTATTCTTCGAAGACGTTCGTGTTCCTGCAAGCAACTTGCTTGGACCCGAAAACGGGGGCTTCAGGCTGCTGATGAAGAACCTGGCCCAGGAACGTCTTACCCAGGCGGTTCGTTCGGCTGCCGTGGTAGAGGCTGTTCTGGATTGGACCATCGAGTATGTCGCGAATCGAGAGATGTTTGATCAGACTTTGGCGGACTTTCAAAACACCCAGTTCAAGCTCGCGGACTTGAAAACAGAAGTCACGATTGGGCGGGTTTTTGTCGACCGGTGCATCGAATCGTTTATGTCCGGCAAGCTGGACGGTACTGATGCCGCCATGGCCAAATTGTGGCTTTCCAATCTGCACGGACGAGTGGTTGACGAATGCCTTCAGTTCTTTGGTGGCTGGGGCTACATGTGGGAGTATCCGATCGCGCGCGCCTTCGTGGACGCACGGATCACGCGAATTGCTGGAGGCTCAATCGAGGTGATGAAGCAGATCATTGGTCGTAGCCTCTTCCCGCAGAAAAGCCCAAAGTGA
- a CDS encoding TolC family protein — MLPKHLLAAVIVAGLSAGCAVGPDYVRPDVAMPDHFQAQAAVDHRHATASADLVTWWTGFGDPLLTRFVTLALEQNLDLAQAAARVSQARAGLGAANAALLPSGNVSGQAARVYQSVETPLGRVLKSTPGFERYGNDYEANFSASWELDVFGGLRRGREAALAEYQASEAGAVATRLAVSAQTADIYITIRGLQARLNVARRQVQTQQDLLSTINLLYGKGLAADLQVSQAEGALAQVRASVPVLEAGLDAAMNALDVMLGSQPGTHRAELADAGDIPVAPRIEATGSPGELLRRRPDLIVAERRLAASNARIGVAIAEYYPKVSLSGLIGSATSVASGNLFSSGASQAAGVLGLRWRLFDFGRINAQIVQARGQQAEILAAYRLAALHATEDVENSFSALVKREEQAAVLAQGVGSLGRARAASFAAYQKGVVSLIEVLQADENLLRASDERVQAQTESARAAVAAFKALGGGWQSSDHEAVASR, encoded by the coding sequence ACCGGCACGCGACGGCGAGTGCTGACCTGGTCACGTGGTGGACAGGTTTCGGGGATCCGCTACTTACACGATTCGTTACGCTCGCGCTGGAACAGAACCTGGACCTCGCCCAGGCCGCCGCGCGCGTCTCGCAGGCGCGCGCAGGACTCGGGGCGGCGAATGCCGCATTGCTGCCTTCTGGCAATGTCAGCGGCCAGGCGGCGCGCGTCTACCAATCTGTTGAAACCCCCTTGGGCCGAGTCCTGAAGTCGACGCCCGGTTTCGAGCGCTATGGCAACGACTACGAGGCCAATTTCAGTGCGAGCTGGGAACTGGACGTGTTCGGCGGGTTGCGTCGCGGGCGGGAAGCAGCACTGGCCGAATATCAGGCTTCGGAAGCCGGTGCGGTGGCCACGCGCCTCGCTGTGTCGGCGCAGACTGCGGATATCTACATCACCATCCGTGGATTGCAGGCCCGTCTGAACGTTGCCCGGCGGCAGGTGCAGACGCAGCAGGATCTGCTCTCCACCATCAACCTCCTCTATGGCAAGGGGTTGGCGGCCGACCTCCAGGTGAGCCAGGCTGAAGGTGCGCTGGCCCAGGTTCGTGCATCCGTCCCAGTACTCGAGGCGGGTCTGGATGCAGCGATGAACGCGCTGGATGTGATGCTGGGTTCACAGCCCGGCACTCATCGAGCCGAGCTGGCCGATGCTGGCGACATCCCGGTTGCCCCGCGGATTGAGGCTACAGGATCACCGGGAGAGTTGCTCAGGCGCCGGCCCGACCTGATCGTGGCCGAGCGTCGCCTGGCTGCGTCCAACGCGCGCATCGGCGTGGCGATTGCAGAGTATTACCCCAAGGTGTCGCTCAGTGGACTGATCGGAAGCGCCACGTCGGTGGCCAGCGGCAATCTGTTCAGTAGCGGCGCCAGTCAGGCCGCAGGCGTGCTGGGGCTGCGTTGGCGTCTGTTCGATTTCGGCCGCATCAACGCGCAGATCGTGCAGGCCAGGGGGCAGCAGGCGGAAATATTGGCCGCGTATCGGCTTGCCGCGCTTCACGCGACCGAAGATGTCGAAAACTCATTCTCGGCACTCGTCAAGCGGGAGGAGCAGGCCGCGGTGCTCGCCCAGGGAGTCGGCTCCCTCGGCCGCGCTCGAGCGGCCTCGTTTGCCGCCTATCAAAAAGGCGTCGTCAGCCTGATCGAAGTTCTGCAGGCCGATGAAAATTTGCTGCGTGCCTCCGATGAGCGAGTGCAGGCGCAAACGGAGTCGGCGCGCGCAGCCGTCGCTGCCTTCAAGGCACTTGGCGGTGGTTGGCAATCGAGCGATCACGAGGCTGTGGCGAGTAGATAG
- a CDS encoding MarR family transcriptional regulator has product MKHDMIIGNSSTDTATSRNPVRRCSVLPDEENWDQRLGFLMHDVSRLRRLVFDSFVEPLGVTRSQWWVIAHLSRHDGMMQSDLANVLELGKAALGGLVDRLEASGFIERRPDGTDRRVKRVYLTTAGNSLVNQMRAMSHEMNERILADLDHNRRLQLAELLQQVKKNLLSLKRESEAKGNVASDDFE; this is encoded by the coding sequence ATGAAACACGATATGATCATAGGAAACTCATCAACCGATACCGCAACGTCCCGCAATCCAGTGCGACGATGCTCGGTCTTGCCGGACGAGGAAAATTGGGATCAACGCCTGGGATTCCTCATGCACGACGTCTCTCGATTGAGACGTCTGGTATTCGACTCATTTGTAGAGCCTCTTGGCGTGACGCGCTCCCAATGGTGGGTCATCGCCCATCTCTCGCGGCATGACGGCATGATGCAAAGCGATTTGGCGAACGTTCTCGAGCTGGGCAAGGCAGCGCTCGGTGGACTGGTCGATCGGCTTGAAGCGTCGGGATTCATCGAGAGGCGCCCCGATGGAACGGATCGGCGAGTCAAGCGCGTCTACCTGACGACCGCTGGCAACAGTCTCGTGAATCAGATGCGAGCCATGAGCCACGAGATGAATGAGCGGATCCTTGCTGATCTTGACCACAACCGCCGCCTGCAGCTCGCCGAGTTACTGCAGCAAGTAAAGAAAAATTTGCTCTCACTAAAGCGCGAAAGCGAGGCAAAGGGCAATGTTGCATCCGACGACTTTGAATGA
- a CDS encoding MMPL family transporter gives MVAMSKSEAMAVVADPSDFNKKSGNFLERLIFNHRGWVMLGSALLMAFFALQLRGLDISASYDKMLPLSQPYIKNFIANRVELRGLGDNVRVAVENPRGDIFDPAYLATLGKINDELFLLPGVDRAWMKSIFTPVVRWTEVTEEGFVGGPVLPDTFNGSPQSIAQLRMNIVRAGVVGSLVSNDYRSSMIVVPLLAKDAEGKPLDYHALSSKLDEIRKRYSQVEGDAQPRVKIHVTGFAKLVGDLIDGLGKVMYFFLAAAFVASVIIYLFTRCIRSTLLVVACSLIAVVWQLGIVALLGRSIDPFSVLVPFLVFAIGVSHGAQKMNGIMLDVGRGTHKWVAARYTYRRLFLPGVTALLADAVGFGVLMIIDIPVIRELAMTASLGVAVLIFTNLILLPVLLSYVGVSRSAAKRAVTQSQEENRGQGFGKIWTLLDRFTERRWATAALVGAVGLGIVGYVGGLGLQVGDLDAGAPELRPNSRYNLDDAFITSHYSISSDAFAVMVKTPPGQCRSFATLVEADRLGWTLDQLPGVLRTASLADTVRLYTMGDFEGNPKWMTISESQGLIDPQVTNALLWNSEYLNNDCSVLPVVAYLSDHKAATLDRVTEAVKNFAAAHDTPERQFLLAAGNSGVEAATNIVVRNANRAMLFYVYGAVVLLCLITFRNWRAVVVAILPLALTSILAEAVMVGLGIGVKVATLPVVALGVGIGVDYALYLLSVQLAQQRQGLSLQEAYKNAVAFTGKVVGLVGVTLAAGVVTWVWSPIKFQADMGIMLTFMFLWNMLGALILIPALSHFLLKDVRVTATVHANSSEA, from the coding sequence ATGGTCGCAATGTCAAAGTCTGAAGCAATGGCAGTGGTCGCGGATCCGAGCGACTTCAACAAGAAGTCTGGAAACTTTCTGGAGAGGTTGATATTCAACCACAGAGGGTGGGTGATGTTGGGGAGCGCATTGCTGATGGCGTTCTTTGCGCTTCAGTTGCGCGGCCTGGATATTAGCGCGAGCTACGACAAAATGCTGCCTTTGTCGCAGCCATACATCAAGAATTTCATTGCCAACCGTGTCGAGTTGCGGGGGCTGGGTGACAACGTGCGTGTTGCGGTGGAGAACCCCCGCGGCGACATTTTCGACCCCGCTTACCTGGCGACGTTGGGCAAAATCAACGACGAACTGTTCCTGTTGCCGGGCGTGGACCGGGCGTGGATGAAATCGATCTTTACGCCGGTTGTGCGCTGGACGGAGGTGACAGAGGAGGGGTTCGTCGGGGGCCCAGTGTTGCCCGATACCTTCAATGGTTCCCCGCAGTCCATCGCACAGTTGCGCATGAACATCGTGCGCGCCGGCGTAGTGGGCAGCCTGGTCTCCAATGACTACCGGTCGAGCATGATCGTCGTTCCGCTTCTCGCGAAAGACGCAGAAGGCAAGCCTCTCGACTATCACGCCTTATCCTCCAAGCTGGACGAAATCCGCAAACGGTACAGTCAGGTAGAGGGTGACGCTCAGCCACGCGTGAAAATTCACGTCACCGGCTTCGCGAAACTGGTTGGCGATCTCATCGATGGTCTCGGGAAAGTCATGTACTTTTTCCTGGCCGCCGCATTCGTTGCAAGCGTCATCATCTATCTGTTCACCCGTTGCATCCGCAGCACACTGCTGGTGGTGGCCTGCTCGCTGATCGCGGTTGTCTGGCAGCTTGGTATCGTCGCTTTACTAGGCCGCAGCATCGACCCGTTCTCTGTTCTCGTCCCTTTTCTGGTGTTCGCTATTGGTGTCTCTCACGGTGCCCAGAAAATGAACGGCATCATGCTCGACGTCGGACGGGGGACGCACAAGTGGGTCGCCGCGCGCTACACATACCGTCGTTTGTTTCTCCCCGGTGTGACGGCATTGCTCGCCGACGCGGTTGGCTTCGGCGTGCTGATGATCATTGACATTCCGGTGATCCGTGAGTTGGCTATGACCGCGAGCCTTGGTGTGGCGGTGCTTATCTTCACCAACCTGATTCTCCTGCCGGTCCTGCTGTCCTATGTGGGCGTCAGCCGCTCCGCGGCCAAGCGGGCAGTGACGCAGAGTCAGGAGGAGAACCGCGGTCAGGGGTTCGGGAAGATCTGGACTCTGTTGGACCGGTTCACTGAGCGTCGCTGGGCAACTGCAGCGTTAGTCGGCGCGGTGGGGCTTGGGATCGTGGGTTATGTCGGCGGCCTTGGCCTTCAGGTAGGCGACCTCGATGCCGGCGCTCCCGAACTGAGGCCTAACTCCCGCTACAACCTGGACGACGCCTTCATCACGTCTCACTACAGCATTTCCAGCGACGCCTTCGCTGTGATGGTCAAAACACCACCTGGTCAGTGCCGCTCGTTTGCCACGCTAGTAGAAGCCGATCGGCTCGGATGGACGCTCGACCAGTTGCCTGGCGTGCTGCGTACCGCGTCGCTGGCCGATACGGTTCGTCTCTATACCATGGGTGATTTCGAGGGGAATCCCAAATGGATGACGATCAGCGAAAGCCAGGGTTTGATCGATCCCCAGGTCACCAATGCATTGCTGTGGAACTCGGAATACCTGAACAACGATTGCTCAGTATTGCCCGTGGTCGCGTACCTCTCAGACCACAAAGCCGCAACGCTGGATCGCGTCACCGAAGCCGTGAAAAATTTTGCAGCTGCTCACGATACCCCTGAGCGACAGTTTTTGCTCGCTGCCGGCAATTCGGGCGTTGAGGCAGCGACCAATATCGTCGTGAGGAACGCAAATCGTGCCATGTTGTTCTACGTCTACGGTGCCGTCGTTTTGCTGTGCCTTATTACTTTTAGAAATTGGCGGGCGGTCGTCGTTGCGATACTTCCGTTGGCCCTCACATCGATTCTGGCGGAGGCCGTGATGGTGGGGCTCGGCATTGGCGTGAAGGTAGCAACGCTGCCGGTGGTCGCGCTGGGTGTCGGCATCGGCGTGGACTACGCACTCTATCTCCTCAGCGTGCAACTGGCGCAGCAGCGTCAAGGGCTGAGCTTGCAGGAGGCGTACAAGAACGCCGTTGCATTCACAGGAAAGGTTGTCGGTCTTGTCGGTGTGACGCTTGCGGCCGGTGTGGTTACATGGGTCTGGTCGCCAATCAAGTTCCAGGCCGACATGGGCATCATGCTTACCTTCATGTTCCTCTGGAACATGCTCGGCGCACTCATTCTCATCCCGGCACTCTCTCACTTTCTCCTCAAGGATGTTCGAGTGACCGCTACTGTTCACGCCAATTCATCTGAAGCATAA